The DNA window CGCTGAGGTTCGCGGGCGGAGAGCTGGCCAACGGTCGAGCCCGTACGGGCTTCCGTGACAATGCCGTCAGCGATGTTCTTGGGGAGCATCACCTTGGCGTCGGTGGTCGTGAAAACGGCCATGATTTACCTCCAGGTGGGGTTAGTTGTTGCCGAAGAGCTTCCGAGCCGTCTCCCGGGTCGGGTCGTCGGTGATCTTGGATGGGGTCTTCCCCTGGGCGGGGACGACAGGTGCGGTCTGCTTGGTCCCACGGAAGGCCAGAAGCGCGTCAGCGGCGGCTTCAATCTCTTCCCTGGTTCCACCGCTCAGAAGGTTCTCCGGGACGCCCTTAGCGGCTGCCACAGAGGCGCGCAGTGCGGTCGCCTGAAGAGTGGCGTTCTCCTTGGCGAGCTGTTCAGCCCGCTCGGTAGCCTTCTGCAGTTCGGTCTTGTTCGCTTCCTCGAGCTTCGTGAACTGTTCAGCCTTGGCCTTCAGTTCCTCGTAGTCCGCGTACTTGTCGCGTTCACGAGCCAGACGCTGGCCCACGATCCGGTCAAGGTCCTCCTGCGTGGCAGGCGGGACGAATGCCTTCGGCTCGGGCTGGGGCAGGGGCTCGGTGGATTCTCCCGCTGGTGCGGTGTTGTTCGTGTCGCCCAAGGCGGCACCTCACTTTCCGTTTAGGCCCCGTACGGGCATAGAGGGTGAAAACCGCGCAGACGGGCGCGTACCGCTTCACGGGAGAACCGTGGAAGTCACTTCACGCCGAGTTCGGCGCGCATGTACTGAAGGACCTGGCTGGTCCGGTCCTTGGGAGAGGACTTCTCACCAATGGGGGTTTCCCAGTGGCCGGTGCCGGAACGGGAGCCGTCCTGTGTACGTTGGGCAGGGACCCAGATCTTGCCGTCCTGGGCCTGCTCGTAGCCCTTGCGGTAGGTATCCAGGTAGCGGTCCGCGTCGGCCTGCATCTGCACCGCGTTCTGAGGTGTGACCGCGACGACGGCGCAGCGGCAGTGGTCGTGGAAGGACTCGCCCAGGCGACGGGAGCCCCGGGGGTTGATGCCCCTGCCCTGCCCGCCACGGCGGCCCTTGGTCTTCTCCAACGGCACGCCACGGCCCACCACAGTCCCGGCAGAGTCCCGGGAGGTGTAGGCGGCACCGCGGGAGGCGAGCATCCCGCAGAACGCGCAGCAACCCGGCTTGGGGACGCGCTGGTAACCCATGCCGCCCTGCGCCTCGGCGTTGCCGATCATCGTGTCAGCCGCCATCGACGTAAGAATCCGTGTCAGCCCACCGGACAGGAGCGAGAACATCAACGCGTTACCGCCCTGCTCGAACACAGCAGGGCGGGAAGCCCAACCAGCCAACGAACTCCACCGGTCACTACCCGCGCCGGCGAGGCTCTGCGCGTCCACAGGGTTACGGACCTCAAGGACCTGTTGCAGCTCCGTGAAGAATTGCGCCGAGATCAGCGACGTCATCCCCGCGTACTGGTCACCCAGCACCGGCAACAGGTCCCGCATGGTCCGCTGCTTCACCTCAGGCGACGCGTCAAGGACCGGGCCGATAGTGCGCTGCAGGTCAACAAGAGCCCGGGTCGAAAGCTCACTAAGGAGCAACGAGTAGCCATTGACCATGGCGAGAGGAATCACAAGAGCCCTCCTCGAAGATGTCAGGTACCCGGCTCACGAATCGTGATCGGGGAACCTGGCATGAACTGCACATCGGGTAGCCCCGCAAGGGAGGCAGCAGACGATGCCTCAACACCGGCGCGACGCAGAACACCGAGTGCGTCAGCCTTTGCCTTCAGCACCTGGGCGTCCTCTAGTGCACTACTTGCCCCCCCCTGAAATAGATGCTCTGCCTTGCTGGTTGTCGGCCCCCTTGGCGACCTCAGCGGCAACCTCAGGAGTAACCGCGCTTTGACCGGCCACGCGGTTGATGAAGTCTGAGACCATTCCCTTCTGGGCCTCCTGGCGCAGGCTGTCCACCTCGTCATCGGTGAAGACCCGGCCAGCAAGAGTCGGGTACTGGATGATCTGAGGAAGCACAGGGGCGAGCTTCGTGAGGGCATCAGCCTCAGCCGACATCGAGCGGAACTCCGGATTACGGAACCGTGCCGAGAGCTTCCAGAACTCGTCCGGGAGGCTCGTCTCGTCCTCCTTGACCATGTAAGCCAACCCGGCGATCTCTTCGACAGCAGGGGCAAGCACGTACTGGTTCTGCCACATGATGTCGATCAGTAGCTCATGCTCTGCCGCACGGATCGCCTCGGCGCTGGACGGCTGATCATGAAGCACGCCGAGAGAAGATGGTGACAAGCCAGTCTCGCCGCTGAACGCCATCGCAACTGTCCGGAGCATGTCGCTGTGAGGTGTCATCGTCGCCTGCTGCAGCTGTTTGAGCTGCGGGATATCCCCGTCCTCGTCCTTCGTCAGGGCAAGCAGACGGGCCATAGCGAGCTTGAATTTGGCCTCTTCCACCGAACCGCTGAAGGCATCCTCCGCAATGCCCAAGATCGCGAGCTGCGGGGTCGAGTAGAACTCGGCGTTGCCTTCCATACGAACGAACGCACGAACTGCCATGTCGTTCAGGGCCATCACGGAATTCGTCAGGCGGGATCGACCGAACGGTGCATTGCCTTGCGGATCGTTACGGATGGCAACGGCAAGGACGCGCCCAATCGAATGTTTTTCCTTGTTCGACTTCCACTTGCCATCATCAAGCTTGCACGTGATCACTGAGTCTTCGAGCCACAGGACGAACTCGGTAGGGTTGCTGAGCTGATCGACGTCAGTGATGGTCAGGAGCGCCGACATTCGACGCTTACGCCTGTCCCAGATGCCAGCAGCAGACTCTGCGGAATGCCCAATGATCTGGGCAGGCGCTTCACCATCAGTACCCTTAGCAACGGTCATGAACGACACCGAATGCTTATTCGCGCCGGTCACGGCCTGCTGGAACTCGAGCCCGAAGTTGTTGGCCTTCAACACCTCGCCAAGATCGAACGGGTCCTCAGAACCAGGAAGATGA is part of the Arthrobacter woluwensis genome and encodes:
- a CDS encoding capsid assembly scaffolding protein Gp46 family protein; protein product: MGDTNNTAPAGESTEPLPQPEPKAFVPPATQEDLDRIVGQRLARERDKYADYEELKAKAEQFTKLEEANKTELQKATERAEQLAKENATLQATALRASVAAAKGVPENLLSGGTREEIEAAADALLAFRGTKQTAPVVPAQGKTPSKITDDPTRETARKLFGNN
- a CDS encoding phage portal protein; amino-acid sequence: MSWGYQDLSKLTVEGLGDDELRIARKLFATWAARLPKTLRRSQYADAENPFKDLGIALPPQLRNAKFYLSWAAMAVRRPSLRVQFDGLHLPGSEDPFDLGEVLKANNFGLEFQQAVTGANKHSVSFMTVAKGTDGEAPAQIIGHSAESAAGIWDRRKRRMSALLTITDVDQLSNPTEFVLWLEDSVITCKLDDGKWKSNKEKHSIGRVLAVAIRNDPQGNAPFGRSRLTNSVMALNDMAVRAFVRMEGNAEFYSTPQLAILGIAEDAFSGSVEEAKFKLAMARLLALTKDEDGDIPQLKQLQQATMTPHSDMLRTVAMAFSGETGLSPSSLGVLHDQPSSAEAIRAAEHELLIDIMWQNQYVLAPAVEEIAGLAYMVKEDETSLPDEFWKLSARFRNPEFRSMSAEADALTKLAPVLPQIIQYPTLAGRVFTDDEVDSLRQEAQKGMVSDFINRVAGQSAVTPEVAAEVAKGADNQQGRASISGGGK